Proteins encoded together in one Chitinophaga lutea window:
- the rplN gene encoding 50S ribosomal protein L14: MIQQESRLNVADNSGAKEVLCIRVLGNSGQDYAGVGDKIVVTVKDAIPGGGMKKGTVTKAVIVRTKKKLRRRDGSYIRFDDNAVVLLNNSDEPRGTRIFGPVARELRDKGYMKIISLAPEVL; this comes from the coding sequence ATGATACAACAAGAATCAAGGCTGAACGTAGCTGATAACAGTGGTGCCAAAGAAGTACTCTGCATCCGCGTACTCGGCAACTCCGGCCAGGACTATGCAGGAGTAGGTGATAAGATTGTAGTAACGGTTAAAGATGCCATCCCCGGTGGTGGTATGAAAAAAGGCACCGTAACCAAAGCTGTTATTGTAAGAACCAAGAAGAAACTCCGTCGCCGTGACGGTTCTTACATCCGCTTCGACGATAACGCCGTTGTATTGCTGAACAACTCCGACGAGCCCCGCGGGACCCGTATTTTCGGTCCGGTTGCCCGTGAGCTTCGTGATAAAGGA